The alpha proteobacterium U9-1i genome includes a region encoding these proteins:
- a CDS encoding transcriptional regulator of AsnC family codes for MDESDRRLLRALQRDASASQAELAEEAGVSASQVSRKMSRLKDEGVLRAVVGLVDPQRAGLTVSAIIRVRLRDHGEANLKAFRTMLAGMPEATFCVMVTGEADYLMRLVARDLPHFQEIVQSKVLRCTAIAHVESSIVLEVLKDTTELPLA; via the coding sequence TTGGACGAATCCGACCGGCGCCTGTTGCGCGCTTTGCAGAGGGACGCGTCCGCCAGTCAAGCGGAGCTGGCTGAAGAGGCTGGCGTCTCCGCGAGCCAAGTCTCGCGGAAGATGTCGCGACTGAAGGATGAGGGCGTGTTGCGCGCGGTGGTTGGTTTGGTCGATCCGCAGCGTGCGGGGCTTACGGTATCGGCAATCATCCGCGTCCGGCTGCGCGATCACGGCGAAGCGAACCTCAAAGCCTTCCGCACTATGCTTGCGGGCATGCCGGAGGCGACGTTCTGCGTGATGGTGACGGGCGAGGCGGACTATTTGATGCGTCTCGTTGCGCGCGACCTGCCGCACTTTCAAGAGATCGTGCAGTCGAAGGTGCTTCGCTGTACGGCGATTGCTCACGTTGAAAGCAGCATCGTGCTTGAGGTGCTGAAGGATACGACGGAGCTGCCGTTGGCCTAG
- a CDS encoding glycine cleavage system transcriptional activator GcvA has protein sequence MARRLPPLNALRAFEAVARHLSITGAAEELGVTPGAVSQSVKSLEDYLGRPLLQRTSRGLILSDAAAAALPSLSEGFDHLAEASQRLAGPERGGRLTVSVAPSFALKWLAPRLANFNAKHPDLDVQIHASMSLANFEAEGVDVAIRFGRGRWPGVEAKLLFREEVTPVCAVAVANEIASPDDLARFTLIHDDSNPGDDGGPDWQMWLKAAGAKGVDANRGPRFNQSSMAIEAAASGRGVALAKRALAQADIDAGRIAAPFATSTPIDFAYWIAHPTGRARSRAARAFIAWVVDEAKKYEQTVQMNASHTASHL, from the coding sequence ATGGCCCGCCGTCTGCCGCCCTTGAACGCTCTCCGCGCTTTTGAAGCGGTCGCACGGCATTTGTCCATCACTGGGGCGGCGGAGGAATTGGGCGTCACACCGGGCGCCGTCAGCCAAAGCGTCAAATCCTTGGAAGATTATCTGGGGCGCCCTTTGCTCCAGCGCACCTCGCGCGGCCTGATCCTGAGCGACGCCGCCGCCGCCGCTTTGCCCTCGCTCAGCGAAGGCTTCGATCATTTGGCCGAGGCCAGCCAGCGCCTCGCCGGGCCGGAGCGCGGCGGCCGGCTCACCGTGTCCGTCGCGCCTAGCTTCGCGCTCAAATGGCTCGCTCCGCGCCTTGCGAACTTCAACGCGAAGCATCCCGATTTGGACGTTCAAATCCACGCCTCGATGTCGCTTGCGAATTTCGAAGCGGAAGGCGTCGATGTCGCCATCCGCTTCGGCCGCGGCCGCTGGCCGGGCGTCGAAGCGAAGCTCTTGTTCCGCGAAGAGGTGACACCGGTCTGCGCCGTCGCCGTCGCGAACGAAATCGCCTCACCTGACGATCTCGCGCGCTTCACGCTCATCCACGACGATTCCAATCCCGGCGACGATGGCGGTCCGGATTGGCAGATGTGGCTCAAGGCCGCCGGCGCCAAAGGCGTCGACGCCAATCGCGGCCCGCGCTTCAATCAATCGTCGATGGCCATCGAAGCCGCCGCCAGCGGCCGCGGCGTCGCGCTCGCCAAACGCGCGCTCGCCCAAGCTGACATCGACGCCGGCCGCATCGCCGCGCCGTTTGCTACATCAACACCAATCGATTTCGCCTATTGGATCGCCCATCCCACCGGCCGCGCCCGCTCCCGCGCTGCGCGCGCCTTCATCGCCTGGGTGGTGGATGAAGCCAAGAAATACGAGCAAACCGTGCAAATGAACGCCAGCCACACCGCGAGCCATCTTTGA
- a CDS encoding thioredoxin reductase, whose protein sequence is MASMVNFHGAQSGEAGEAYETDVIIVGAGPVGLFAVFELGLLDLKAHLVDVLDKPGGQCAELYPEKPIYDIPALPIVTGQELTDRLMEQIAPFKPTFHLNQMAEALERLPDGKFKLRTELGTTITAPVLCIAAGGGSFVPRKPKIDGLEAFEGTSVHYAVRKMERFKDRDIVIAGGGDSALDWVLNLQPLARSTTLIHRRDDFRAAPHSVAKMRALVAEGKVRLEIADLKGLAGDGGHLSGVVCETKALGRYEIACNELLAFYGLTMKLGPIANFGLNLTENLIPVDTAKFETSEPGIFAIGDINTYPGKLKLILCGFHEAALMSQAAFKIARPGERLVFLYTTSSTDLQKKLGVV, encoded by the coding sequence GTGGCGAGCATGGTGAATTTCCACGGGGCGCAGAGCGGCGAAGCTGGCGAGGCTTACGAGACTGACGTGATCATCGTCGGCGCGGGGCCGGTTGGGCTGTTCGCGGTGTTCGAACTCGGGCTGTTGGACCTGAAGGCGCATCTGGTCGATGTGCTCGACAAGCCGGGCGGCCAGTGCGCCGAGCTTTATCCGGAAAAGCCGATCTACGACATTCCGGCTCTGCCGATCGTGACGGGCCAGGAGCTGACGGATCGGCTGATGGAGCAGATCGCGCCGTTCAAGCCGACGTTTCATTTGAACCAGATGGCGGAAGCTTTGGAGCGTCTGCCCGACGGCAAGTTCAAGCTGCGCACGGAGCTTGGCACGACGATTACAGCGCCGGTGTTGTGCATCGCCGCGGGCGGTGGATCATTTGTGCCGCGCAAGCCGAAGATCGACGGGCTTGAGGCGTTCGAAGGAACGAGCGTCCACTACGCGGTGCGCAAGATGGAGCGGTTCAAGGATCGCGATATCGTCATAGCCGGCGGTGGCGATAGCGCGCTTGATTGGGTGCTGAATTTGCAGCCGCTGGCGCGCAGCACGACGCTCATCCACCGCCGCGACGATTTCCGCGCCGCGCCGCATTCGGTGGCGAAGATGCGCGCGCTCGTGGCCGAAGGCAAAGTGCGGCTGGAGATCGCCGACCTCAAAGGCTTGGCTGGCGACGGCGGGCACTTGAGCGGCGTGGTGTGCGAGACGAAAGCGCTGGGGCGCTACGAGATCGCCTGCAACGAGCTGTTGGCGTTTTATGGGCTGACGATGAAGCTCGGGCCGATTGCGAATTTCGGGCTGAACCTCACGGAAAATCTGATCCCGGTGGATACGGCGAAGTTCGAGACCAGCGAGCCGGGCATTTTCGCGATTGGCGACATCAATACGTATCCGGGCAAGCTGAAACTGATCCTGTGCGGCTTCCATGAAGCGGCGTTGATGAGCCAAGCGGCGTTCAAGATCGCGCGGCCGGGGGAGCGTTTGGTGTTCCTCTACACGACAAGCTCAACCGATCTGCAGAAGAAGCTGGGCGTGGTTTGA
- a CDS encoding protein-L-isoaspartate O-methyltransferase, which produces MDPARLMRFVLEMRQAGITDARVLSALERTPRSDYAPAHLEGLAMDDVGLPLAHAQTMTKPSLIGRMVTALDVQPGDHVLEVGTGSGFQAAVLSQLANRVTTLERHRDLCAEARARIGAARLMRVFAHCADGAEGWADEAPYDRIIVNAAVEEVPPVLRAHLKLDGVLVANVGGRLVCIRNDQVADLGPLNLQPLMRGVAEAGDSAG; this is translated from the coding sequence ATGGATCCGGCGCGGTTGATGCGGTTCGTGTTGGAGATGCGCCAAGCGGGCATCACCGATGCGCGGGTGTTGTCCGCGCTGGAGCGCACGCCGCGATCTGACTACGCGCCGGCGCATCTTGAAGGTCTGGCGATGGACGATGTGGGTTTGCCGCTGGCGCATGCGCAGACGATGACGAAGCCGTCGCTGATTGGGCGCATGGTGACCGCGCTAGACGTGCAGCCTGGCGATCACGTGCTGGAAGTTGGAACGGGCTCGGGCTTTCAAGCGGCGGTGCTTTCGCAGTTGGCGAACAGGGTGACAACTTTGGAGCGGCATCGCGATCTCTGCGCGGAGGCGCGGGCGCGGATTGGCGCTGCGCGGCTTATGCGGGTGTTCGCGCATTGCGCCGACGGCGCCGAAGGCTGGGCCGACGAAGCGCCGTACGATCGCATTATCGTCAACGCCGCGGTGGAGGAGGTTCCGCCGGTGCTGCGCGCGCATTTGAAGCTGGACGGCGTGTTGGTTGCGAATGTCGGCGGGCGGTTGGTCTGCATACGCAACGATCAGGTCGCCGATCTTGGGCCGCTCAACCTTCAGCCACTGATGCGCGGCGTTGCGGAGGCGGGCGATTCTGCCGGATGA
- a CDS encoding periplasmic septal ring factor (with murein hydrolase activity EnvC/YibP) — MARALVLIAFLAAGCASQSAPIAYGRGGPTQMSRQIPQRAPPQTPVRRDPQTQAAPDWADGEGTPLSEYALRPEEAQPYDPARLPRTHRVARNESLWDISDRYQIPLRALAEQNRLSPPYALAPGATIELPPPRTHTVARGETLRDIAERYAMDYRSLALLNRLQPPYNVARGDQIVLPAVPGAWAAEVMATPAPSEPATQTPVGPARFQWPLRGEVLERFGARAGGGRIDGIEIGTRAGAAIGAAADGDVVYAGSDVEGYQTLVLVRHPDGYVTAYGYARRALVREGQRVRAGEPLAEAGERLLFQVRRGREAVDPLPLLGS, encoded by the coding sequence ATGGCGCGCGCGTTAGTGCTTATTGCTTTTTTGGCGGCGGGTTGCGCTTCGCAAAGCGCGCCGATCGCCTATGGGCGCGGCGGACCCACGCAGATGAGCCGCCAGATTCCGCAGCGCGCGCCGCCGCAAACACCGGTGCGTCGCGATCCTCAGACGCAGGCCGCGCCTGATTGGGCCGACGGCGAAGGGACGCCGCTTTCGGAATACGCTCTGCGGCCCGAGGAAGCGCAGCCTTACGATCCGGCGCGGCTGCCGCGCACGCATCGTGTAGCGCGCAATGAATCGCTCTGGGACATTTCCGACCGTTACCAGATTCCGCTGCGCGCACTGGCTGAGCAAAACCGCCTGTCCCCGCCCTATGCGTTGGCGCCGGGCGCCACGATCGAGCTGCCGCCACCGCGTACGCATACAGTCGCGCGTGGTGAAACACTGCGCGATATCGCCGAGCGTTATGCGATGGATTATCGCTCGCTGGCGCTGCTGAACCGTTTGCAGCCGCCCTACAATGTAGCGCGCGGAGATCAGATTGTGCTGCCGGCGGTTCCGGGCGCGTGGGCGGCTGAGGTGATGGCGACGCCGGCGCCGAGCGAACCGGCAACGCAAACGCCGGTTGGCCCCGCCCGCTTTCAATGGCCGCTGCGCGGCGAGGTGCTGGAGCGTTTCGGCGCCCGCGCGGGCGGTGGGCGGATCGACGGCATCGAGATCGGCACGCGGGCGGGCGCGGCGATCGGCGCCGCGGCGGACGGCGATGTCGTTTATGCAGGCTCGGATGTGGAGGGCTATCAGACGCTCGTTCTGGTCCGCCATCCTGATGGGTATGTGACGGCTTACGGCTATGCGCGCCGGGCCTTGGTGCGCGAGGGGCAGCGGGTGCGCGCCGGCGAACCGCTGGCCGAGGCGGGCGAACGATTATTGTTTCAGGTCCGACGCGGCCGGGAGGCCGTTGATCCCCTGCCGCTTTTGGGGTCTTGA
- a CDS encoding preprotein translocase subunit YajC (TC 3.A.5.1.1), with the protein MSNPDDLSAGSPRQVRLMFISDAYAQAAGAAGGDPMAAAFMQIAPLLLIFVVFYFLLIRPQQQARKRHIDMIGQLKKGDVIVTSGGLIGKVKSVADDEVRVELGPNVEVRVVRGTIAEVRNNAPAAPANDSKPAS; encoded by the coding sequence GTGTCCAACCCGGACGATTTGAGCGCGGGTTCTCCGCGCCAGGTGAGGCTGATGTTCATTTCCGATGCTTACGCACAGGCGGCCGGCGCGGCCGGCGGCGACCCGATGGCCGCGGCCTTCATGCAGATCGCGCCGCTCCTGCTCATCTTCGTTGTGTTTTACTTTCTGCTGATCCGTCCGCAGCAACAGGCGCGCAAGCGCCATATCGACATGATCGGCCAATTGAAGAAGGGCGATGTGATCGTCACCTCCGGCGGCTTGATCGGCAAGGTGAAGTCGGTCGCCGATGACGAAGTGCGAGTAGAGCTTGGGCCGAACGTGGAAGTGCGCGTCGTGCGCGGCACCATCGCGGAGGTGCGCAACAATGCGCCCGCCGCTCCCGCCAATGATTCCAAGCCGGCGAGCTAA
- a CDS encoding protein-export membrane protein SecD (TC 3.A.5.1.1), with product MLQVARWRVILVIVVTLMGMWFAAPNFIPQSIRDNLPGFLPRQSINLGLDLRGGSQLLLEVDVATLRRQQLDNIADQMAGQLRDAEPTIRYTGRGVVGDAARIRLVDPADMTRAMQLIRVIGRSQTTGNETMTFTQSADGLVEARMTDDELRALSRQAAQQSIEVIRRRIDPDGVSEVSIVRQGDERIVVQAPGVTDPQQLRDRIGQTALLTFHLVNDNVDAADAQAGRIPAGHIVAGPYPGIGDTTEIVRRRPSLTGEHLIDANPSVDQQTQGWVLAFRMDPQGTRIFCRLTQEFTGQRFAILLDNQVLTAPTINEPICGGSGQITGGFTAESANELAILLRAGALPAPLTVIEQRSVTAELGQDAIEAGQTSTVLAFVLVLIFMVLAYGLLFGGISVVALVVNGVLILAIMTMTGAALTLPGVAGLILTLAVALDANVLIYERMREEAKAGKGVALAIDAGFSRAMLTILDANTTHLGAALIMLSLAPSGPVKGFAWTLTIGVFTSVFTAVLITQVLVAWWFRATRPKKLPIV from the coding sequence ATGCTTCAAGTTGCGCGGTGGCGCGTCATCCTGGTCATTGTGGTGACCTTGATGGGGATGTGGTTCGCGGCGCCGAACTTCATCCCGCAGAGCATCCGCGATAATTTGCCGGGCTTCCTGCCCCGGCAATCGATCAATCTGGGCTTGGACCTTCGCGGCGGCTCGCAGCTGCTGCTTGAAGTGGATGTCGCGACGTTGCGCCGTCAGCAACTCGACAACATCGCCGACCAGATGGCGGGCCAATTGCGCGATGCCGAGCCGACGATCCGCTACACGGGCCGTGGCGTGGTGGGCGACGCGGCGCGCATCCGGCTGGTGGATCCCGCCGACATGACCCGGGCAATGCAGCTGATCCGCGTGATCGGCCGCTCGCAGACGACCGGCAACGAGACCATGACGTTCACGCAAAGCGCGGACGGGCTGGTTGAAGCGCGCATGACCGACGACGAATTGCGCGCATTGAGCCGGCAAGCGGCGCAGCAATCCATCGAAGTTATCCGCCGCCGGATCGACCCGGACGGCGTCAGCGAAGTGTCGATCGTGCGCCAAGGCGATGAGCGCATCGTCGTACAGGCGCCAGGCGTGACCGATCCGCAGCAATTGCGGGATCGCATCGGCCAGACGGCGTTGCTGACCTTCCATCTGGTGAACGACAACGTTGACGCCGCTGACGCGCAAGCCGGGCGCATTCCGGCAGGCCACATCGTCGCCGGTCCATATCCCGGCATCGGCGACACGACTGAGATTGTACGCCGCCGGCCATCGCTGACTGGCGAGCACCTGATTGACGCCAATCCAAGCGTTGATCAGCAGACCCAGGGCTGGGTGCTGGCGTTTCGCATGGACCCGCAAGGCACCCGGATCTTCTGCCGTTTGACGCAGGAATTTACCGGCCAACGCTTCGCGATCCTGCTGGACAACCAGGTGCTCACCGCGCCGACGATCAACGAGCCGATCTGCGGCGGCTCGGGCCAGATCACGGGCGGCTTCACCGCCGAGAGCGCCAATGAATTGGCGATCCTGTTGCGCGCTGGCGCCCTGCCGGCGCCGTTGACGGTGATCGAGCAACGCAGCGTCACCGCCGAACTCGGCCAGGACGCGATCGAAGCGGGCCAGACGTCCACCGTGCTGGCGTTCGTGCTGGTGCTGATCTTCATGGTGCTGGCGTACGGGCTTTTGTTCGGCGGCATTTCGGTGGTCGCGCTCGTCGTCAATGGCGTGCTGATCCTGGCGATCATGACGATGACGGGCGCGGCATTGACGCTGCCTGGCGTCGCCGGCTTGATCTTGACGCTCGCGGTGGCGCTGGACGCCAACGTGCTGATCTACGAACGGATGCGTGAGGAAGCCAAGGCCGGCAAAGGCGTGGCGTTGGCGATCGACGCTGGCTTCAGCCGCGCCATGCTGACCATTCTCGACGCGAACACGACGCACTTGGGTGCGGCGCTGATCATGCTTTCGCTGGCGCCGTCGGGGCCGGTGAAGGGCTTTGCGTGGACGTTGACGATCGGCGTGTTCACCTCGGTGTTCACCGCCGTGCTGATTACCCAAGTGCTGGTGGCGTGGTGGTTCCGCGCGACACGCCCCAAGAAACTGCCGATTGTTTAG
- a CDS encoding protein-export membrane protein SecF (TC 3.A.5.1.1), translating to MWPFIKLLPEKTNFAYVKFAPFLGLLSALACIASLYLTIFPLVPPCGGLNCGVDFKGGTVIEFTTSPRPVDLGAIREPLNNLGLGEVQLQGFTDPTVAMVRYETPEGSDPVQTSTRVQEAISAALGEVEFGRRDVVGPKVSGELFLLGVIALLAGIGLMLCYIWFRFGFTFGAAAVIALGHDVILTFGLFAVTQLDFSLTAVGSILTIIGYSINDKIVVLDRVRENLRKYKKMPMKELIDLSVNETLSRTIITGVTGLMALTVMAYFGGDALFSFAVSMIFGIVVGTYSSIYIAAPALIYLGVGKRENFKETGGKKPSARSAEALR from the coding sequence ATGTGGCCTTTCATCAAGCTTCTGCCGGAAAAGACCAACTTCGCGTATGTGAAGTTCGCGCCGTTTCTCGGTCTGCTGTCGGCGTTGGCGTGCATCGCCTCACTCTACCTCACCATTTTTCCGTTGGTGCCGCCGTGCGGCGGTTTGAATTGCGGTGTCGACTTTAAAGGCGGCACGGTGATCGAGTTCACCACCAGTCCGCGGCCGGTCGACCTCGGCGCGATTCGCGAACCGCTCAACAATCTTGGGCTTGGCGAAGTGCAGCTGCAGGGTTTCACCGACCCGACGGTGGCGATGGTGCGCTACGAAACGCCGGAGGGTTCCGACCCGGTGCAAACGTCAACGCGCGTGCAGGAAGCGATTAGCGCGGCGTTGGGCGAGGTGGAATTCGGGCGCCGCGACGTCGTTGGGCCGAAAGTGTCGGGCGAGCTGTTCTTGCTGGGCGTGATCGCGCTGCTCGCCGGCATCGGCTTGATGCTGTGCTACATCTGGTTCCGGTTCGGATTTACGTTCGGCGCTGCAGCGGTGATCGCGCTGGGACACGACGTGATCCTCACGTTCGGGCTTTTCGCGGTGACGCAGCTCGACTTCTCGCTGACGGCCGTGGGCTCGATCCTCACGATCATCGGCTATTCGATCAACGACAAGATCGTCGTGCTCGACCGCGTCCGTGAGAACCTGCGCAAGTACAAAAAGATGCCGATGAAGGAATTGATCGACCTTTCGGTGAACGAAACGCTGTCGCGCACGATCATTACCGGCGTGACCGGCCTGATGGCGCTGACCGTGATGGCTTATTTCGGCGGCGACGCGCTCTTCTCGTTCGCGGTCTCGATGATTTTCGGCATCGTGGTCGGAACTTATTCGTCGATCTACATCGCGGCGCCGGCGCTTATTTATCTGGGCGTTGGCAAGCGCGAAAATTTCAAGGAAACCGGCGGCAAAAAGCCGTCAGCGCGGAGCGCCGAAGCCTTACGGTGA
- a CDS encoding hypothetical protein (FIG00909566) — MAWFLTNIRYVAWTALAVGLLFLIYFGVGVAGFAFTDSTYVQAFLRWTHVLFGIMWIGHLYYFNFTQIPNMPKIPDEQKPAVTKVIAPAALYWFRWGAMLTLISGVLLAWNQGYILSALTLGASESFLVPKHIFIGIGMWLAIIMWFNVWFIIWPNQQKALNIGDKYPTLDAAAKAAAGKTAMLFSRTNTFLSVPMLVAMTGASTLF; from the coding sequence ATGGCTTGGTTCTTGACCAATATCCGCTACGTGGCGTGGACCGCGCTGGCGGTGGGTTTGCTGTTCTTGATCTATTTTGGCGTCGGCGTGGCGGGCTTTGCCTTCACCGACTCGACTTACGTGCAGGCGTTCCTGCGATGGACGCACGTGCTGTTCGGCATCATGTGGATCGGGCACCTCTATTATTTCAATTTCACCCAGATCCCGAACATGCCGAAGATCCCCGACGAGCAGAAGCCGGCGGTGACGAAGGTGATCGCGCCGGCGGCGCTCTATTGGTTCCGGTGGGGCGCGATGCTGACTTTGATCAGCGGCGTGCTGTTGGCGTGGAACCAAGGCTACATCCTGTCGGCGCTGACATTGGGCGCGTCGGAAAGCTTCCTCGTGCCGAAGCACATCTTCATCGGCATCGGCATGTGGCTCGCCATCATCATGTGGTTCAATGTGTGGTTCATCATCTGGCCGAACCAGCAAAAGGCGCTGAACATCGGCGACAAATATCCAACGCTGGACGCGGCGGCGAAGGCGGCGGCTGGGAAAACGGCGATGCTGTTTTCGCGCACCAACACGTTTTTGTCCGTACCGATGCTCGTAGCCATGACCGGCGCCAGCACGCTGTTCTGA
- a CDS encoding phytoene/squalene synthetase-like protein, whose protein sequence is MEEGDDALLRRVDEDRWLASRFAPPEIRRRLIAIYALNYEIARTAEVVREPAVGVIRLAWWRDALANVHAGKQSGDHRSLRSYASVAAGLPGTCWDDLIEARALDFEQTPFANWAAAERYVDATAGAVMRLAVAACSRSADEAKVAAPFVRVAAWAWGYLGLARAAPIWTARGRNLLPEADMRVRARAAYSEARTLARDLPAHLFPAFGYVALVPAYLRANAPALFTCQLRLVWASATGRL, encoded by the coding sequence ATGGAAGAGGGTGACGACGCGCTGCTGCGGCGGGTGGACGAAGATCGCTGGCTGGCGAGCCGCTTCGCGCCGCCCGAGATACGCCGGCGGCTGATCGCGATTTATGCGCTGAATTATGAGATCGCGCGCACGGCGGAGGTGGTGCGCGAACCGGCCGTGGGTGTGATCCGGCTGGCGTGGTGGCGCGACGCGCTGGCGAATGTGCATGCCGGCAAACAGAGCGGCGATCACCGTTCGCTCAGGAGCTACGCGAGCGTGGCGGCTGGTTTGCCGGGAACGTGCTGGGACGATTTGATCGAGGCGCGCGCGCTGGATTTCGAGCAGACGCCGTTCGCGAACTGGGCGGCGGCGGAACGTTACGTTGATGCGACGGCGGGTGCGGTGATGCGCCTTGCAGTCGCGGCGTGCTCGAGAAGCGCAGACGAAGCGAAAGTGGCGGCGCCGTTCGTGCGCGTGGCGGCATGGGCTTGGGGCTATCTGGGGCTCGCGCGCGCGGCGCCGATCTGGACGGCGCGTGGACGCAATCTGTTGCCCGAGGCGGACATGCGCGTGCGGGCGCGCGCCGCGTACAGCGAAGCGCGGACGCTCGCGCGCGACCTGCCGGCGCATTTGTTTCCGGCGTTCGGATACGTGGCGCTTGTGCCGGCGTATTTACGTGCGAACGCGCCGGCGCTGTTTACGTGTCAGCTGCGACTGGTGTGGGCGTCGGCGACGGGGCGCTTGTAA
- a CDS encoding tRNA:m(5)U-54 MTase gid — MTSSPSPVPSRVPVRVHVVGGGLAGSEAAWALANAGVPVRLHEMRPSRMTDAHQTEKFAELVCSNSFRSDDWQGNAVGLLHAELRRAGSLVLRCGDAAQVPAGSALAVDREVFADAVTAALLAHPLIEVSRAEVRTLDALLTSATDRVIFATGPLTSASLADSIRNTTSEDSLAFFDAIAPIVHADSIDFDIAWRQSRYDKEGPGGDKAAYVNCPMDQAQYEAFIAALLAGAKTEFKDWEKNTPYFEGCLPIEVMAERGPETLRFGPMKPVGLMDPRVGKRPYAVVQLRQDNKLGTLFNIVGFQTKLKYGAQEEIFRTIPGLQNARFARLGGIHRNTFLNSPKLLDATLRLKNEPRVRFAGQVTGVEGYVESAAMGLLAGRFVAAEVAGRAPAPPPQNTALGALLAHVTGGHIEGGKGSFQPMNINFGLFPPIDAPTHGPDGKKLKGEERGRAKRLAIAHRALGELDAWLTSAPSPTPTPVAADT, encoded by the coding sequence ATGACGTCATCGCCCTCACCCGTCCCCAGTCGCGTCCCCGTTCGCGTCCACGTCGTCGGCGGCGGCCTCGCCGGCAGTGAAGCCGCCTGGGCGCTCGCCAATGCCGGCGTACCGGTGCGCCTTCACGAAATGCGCCCCTCGCGCATGACCGACGCCCACCAGACCGAAAAGTTCGCCGAACTGGTCTGCTCCAATTCTTTCCGCTCCGACGACTGGCAAGGCAACGCCGTGGGGCTGCTTCACGCAGAATTGAGGCGGGCCGGCTCCCTCGTGTTGCGCTGCGGCGACGCCGCTCAGGTGCCGGCCGGCTCCGCCTTGGCCGTCGATCGGGAAGTTTTCGCCGATGCTGTGACAGCAGCCCTGCTGGCGCACCCGCTGATTGAAGTCTCTCGCGCGGAAGTGCGCACGCTCGATGCGCTGCTCACCAGCGCGACCGACCGGGTGATTTTCGCCACCGGCCCCCTCACGTCCGCCTCGCTCGCCGATTCGATCCGCAACACCACAAGCGAGGATAGCCTCGCCTTCTTCGACGCGATCGCACCGATCGTGCATGCGGACTCGATTGATTTCGACATCGCCTGGCGCCAATCGCGCTACGACAAGGAAGGCCCCGGCGGCGACAAAGCGGCTTACGTCAATTGCCCCATGGACCAAGCCCAATACGAGGCCTTCATTGCGGCTCTGCTCGCGGGCGCAAAAACTGAGTTCAAGGATTGGGAAAAAAACACGCCGTATTTCGAGGGCTGCCTGCCAATCGAAGTGATGGCCGAGCGCGGACCAGAGACATTGCGCTTCGGGCCGATGAAGCCGGTGGGCTTGATGGACCCACGCGTCGGCAAGCGCCCGTACGCTGTCGTGCAACTCCGCCAGGACAACAAGCTCGGCACGTTGTTCAACATCGTCGGCTTCCAAACCAAGCTCAAATACGGCGCGCAGGAAGAAATCTTCCGCACCATCCCCGGCTTGCAAAACGCGCGCTTCGCCCGTCTTGGCGGCATTCACCGCAACACATTCTTGAACTCGCCAAAGCTCCTCGACGCCACCTTGCGCTTGAAGAACGAACCGCGCGTGCGCTTCGCGGGGCAAGTCACCGGCGTCGAAGGCTACGTCGAAAGCGCGGCGATGGGGTTGCTCGCCGGACGCTTCGTCGCTGCTGAAGTCGCCGGACGCGCGCCCGCGCCACCGCCGCAAAACACCGCGCTCGGCGCGCTTCTGGCGCACGTCACCGGTGGCCACATCGAAGGCGGCAAGGGCTCATTCCAGCCGATGAACATCAATTTCGGCCTCTTCCCGCCCATCGATGCGCCTACGCATGGCCCGGACGGGAAAAAGCTCAAAGGCGAAGAACGCGGCCGCGCCAAACGCCTCGCGATCGCGCACCGCGCGCTGGGGGAACTCGACGCGTGGCTTACAAGCGCCCCGTCGCCGACGCCCACACCAGTCGCAGCTGACACGTAA